Part of the Coregonus clupeaformis isolate EN_2021a chromosome 8, ASM2061545v1, whole genome shotgun sequence genome, GTAGTTTTCGTATTAGGTTGAATGGACGAGGCAGAAGAGGGATGTTTACAAATCTACTGCCACTGCTTTAGCACTCTAATTAGGGATTTACAGTAAATCCATCCTCTACATCACTCCCACAGGACCAGAACCTGGGAAACTGGCAGCTGAAGCGACAGATGGGCTCCGGCACCTCCATCACCTTCAAGTTCCCCCCTAAATTCACCCTGAAGGCCGGACAGAGGGTCACGGTAAGTGTGTCTGAAAAGCTCCAACTACCATTGTGTTGAACATGGTCATTTTAGCtgtggtaaaaaaataaaaatacttctGACCACTTATTAATGTTCTTTTGGGGAATCAGATCTGGGCATCTGCAGCTGGCGGCAGCCACAACCCCCCTTCTGACCTGGTGTGGAAGACCCAGACCTCATGGGGCAGTGGAGACCACTTCCAGACCACTCTGATCAGTGCCAACGGAGAGGTGGGCACACACTGTTAACTAATAACAaacacaacaataacaacaacaacaagaaatgTACAACATTGATTTACCATGCCCCCACAAACATGTTCATATTATAGTCAGTGACATGCAACGgagctctctctctattcaggaAATGGCTATGAGGAAGGTGACCCGCACCCTATTTGACGAGGATGATGATGACATGGTGAGTGCAATCAAATGCCAATTGAGTATTAAAAGGGTGTGTCTTCCGACTTTGGCACGTCCATAAGGAATGCAGCAAAATGAATGTGTGGTTAATAGATATATCTCTGACGCCCCCTGCAGGTGGCCCATAGCACATGCGGAGGAGACGGTGAGTATAACCTGCGTAGCCGGTGTGGCTCCTGTGGCCTGCCCGCTGACAGCAAGTCCAGTGGCGGCTTCTCTGTGTCCTCCGCCTCCCGCTCCATCCGCAGTGGGGGCATCGCTGAGGGCCTCCTCCCACACTCCTATGTCGTGAGCAGCAGCACGCCTCGAAGGGTAGGTCCTATAAGTCCCACAGACACACAACATTTTTAGTCCCTATAGGTAGGCGACTGCCCATTTGAAATCTACAGTTCATCTGCTGGAAGCACGCACACAAACCTGTTTAATGACACAGAACTCTGGTTGTATAATCATTGAGCTATTCAACATATTAAGATATTTTGTACAACAAACAGCATATGTTAAAACATATATCTCCTTTTTCAGAGTGGATCTAGAATGGAGAACTGCCCCATCATGTGAGGCCTTGATTTCTAACTGGTGCATATGGACTCCATTTCATCTCAATTTTATGTATCTATCTTTTTTTATGCTCTTTATACAGTATGTTTTTCTAACTTTTTACATTATAATACATTCAGACATGCACATTTATTGTATTTGACTGCTGTTTAGATCGAGACAGAGCACAAATAAAGGTTAGATTAATTTGTTGCTATGAAAATTGTATTTAACCACTGTTGCCACTGCCAACTATATATTTTCCCAATGGATCCCTGCATGTTACAGTACGCCTCCACTCTGATCTGGAACACATCTTGTTTCTATTCATGTCCCAATGAATACAATAATAGAATATGCTGGACCAATACAATTGcctcaagttttttttttaaaggtgtgTCTTTGTTCTTGTGGTCTCGTTTTGTTATTCAATGCTGCACATTGTATTGGCTGTTTGTACCTGGATTACTGGATACACTGTGTTTTATGTGTGCTTCTGCCTCCACAGAGTCATATGGTTTGTCTCAGTTAAAATATGATCTGTTCTTTTCATTGACAAATCATAGGAAAAAAGAAATAATCAAATAATAAAAATTAATATGGAAAATAGCTAAAAGAACATAAGGTGGTCATATAAAAGGAAAATACTGACACTTGGTTCTTATAttatctgtttttatttttaacaatTTAGGGATTTAGAATTACATGTAAATTAATTGCAAAAAAATGAGGGTTTATGCCTTTCCACTTGCATCtttgaaaatacatatttatcTTTGAAAATACATATTCACACAATTATTGCCTTTTACATAAATGTCCTTGGTCATTTCTGATATGATCCACTTAATGATTATATTATCGGTTATGACTATACAGTAGACTTTTTATTATGTTAGCAATGACATCATCCCACTTCCTACAGGTAaggctttttttttttgtaaacagTTTCTGTAGTTGGGTACTGTTAAATCAGTGAAGGTAGCTGAAAGTGGTCTTGTGATGATTTTCTGTGTTTGTTCCGCCCAGAGGTGGCGGGAGCTTCGTGTCACGCACCTTGGGACAAGTTATCCCGTGAGAGATTTTGTGCCCAACCCACTCAGCATTTCCCAAACACGTGtagttttttgccctaacactacacaggtgattcaaattatcaaagcttggtaattagttgattatttgaatcagctgtgtagtgctagagcaaaaaccaaaacgtgcactgagtttgggaaaccctgcttaaGGTGTTTTAGatgccaagcttatggtcatgttgcagcactgtgtaggagggagattccaagatgtgagaagtgtgcaggagggaatgggacaaaggaatgtgtggtatcggtggaaAAAACTATCAATTGtgggggtgcccatgttgctggggatcagaagtgCCCGGTGCAAGAGAGACAGGTTGAGGTTGCAAGGGTCAGAGTAGAACAGAAGGTATTGCATGCTGAGGtagtgaagagagtagaggatgatgggtcaagggtgagtagTAGGCCTATACAAAGTGATACGAATTTGTGCTTCAGTAAGTTTGGCTTCTTAGCATTCATtgccatggttatcaactgtactgcagaaatggaacataaatcacagaaaatagatgttgtggtggcagctgcagataaATACTTGGGTGTATGGGTGTTATTAAATAGTGggatataggtgtagggttagttggtggtgccattttttttttactttcctCCTTTTTACTGTTGTATCACAAAATATAACGTGATTGAGCACGCAATAccgcacagtaggtggcagcattcACAAACAAATGTGCGAACCCGATGATaccaaaagaagaagaagaagaaacggTTTCCGTTGATACAGGAAGTAAATGCTAAGCAGTGCACATAACTGCACCAGCCACACGGTTTTAAAGGAGATAGAAATTGTGTCATTTGATTCGTTAATTGTGCCATTGAATATTTGAAGATTAACAACGTTTTAATCTAGAAGATTGTGCATTTGGTGAGTCTTACTAATCATCTCTTAAATCACTTTGTTATGGATGTGAGCAGGTCAAACTAGTAGGCAAGTTGGAGGTTTTCAGTGTTGTGCTTGCTTGATATTAGGCCTCTTTCTGTATAAACTGTGTTATTTAGATGTTTTACTGCAGAGCTGTTTATAACTTAAGTTATTTATATATTTTGAGTTATGAAGACCATAGCTTAATGCACATACATGCACAATAACACTAGcccggtcccagatctgtttgtgctcctGCCAACGCCATtgctcattgtcaagccaaacatttttggatgacaattccataaggagttggcaagagcgcagaaacagactggcacacAGGCAATAACAATAGCACCTGTTTACTCATGTCATCTTCAGGGTCCATTACATTCTAACATGGGTCTCTCATTGAAATGTGAatgtgttcctcctcctcctcctccaggtgTTTGAACCAACTGGATGTTGAGTCTGCAGGCTCTGTTTAGGATTGGGTTCCTTGTGACATCACGGGCAACCACAGTCCTCTCCCACAGGGGGGCATGTCCATTGGTCAGTGTGACAAATAGTCTAAATAAGGAGTGCTTCAGTGGACAAGCATCCACCATGGCCCAGTCCATAAAATACCTTGGGTaaggatgagtgtgtgtgtgtgtgtgtgtgtgtgtgtgtgtgtgtgtgtgtgtgtgtgtgtgtgtgtgtgtatgtatgtatgcatgcatgcatgcctgCATATGTGTGAACTGTGTGATATATTTATCTGTATCCTCAGGCAGGAGGAGGCCCGGCGCATTGATGAGGAGCTGTTCTCAGAGTATGGCTTCAGTGTGGACCAGCTAATGGAGCTGGCTGGGCTTAGCTGTGCTACAGCAGTCACCAGGGTGAGACTCAGCATTTCCGCTAGGAGTGTCTCTTACAATGACTGGTACTGCCCAAGGTGCTGTGAGATGGTGGATGCCACAGCTATGGGCTGTTCAGCACTGGAAAACCTCATAAGCACTAGTTAAACTCAATTTAGTCTAGACTCTGCATGGTGTAGATTAGACATTTTCAAGTCATGAGGGCCCTACTTTAGGCTGGTTTAAATGGTTTTAGGCTTGACGTGTGCTGTAAGTGTGGCTTTTAGGCTACCTTTTTATTCACCTGTTGCCTTCTGTTCCAGGCCTACCCCACCAGCTCTCTGGTCAAAGCCAGACCCTCTTTGCTTGTGATCTGTGGCCCGGGTAACAATGGAGGAGATGGCCTGGTCTGTGCCAGACATCTCAAACTCTTTGTGAGTGTCTTGTCCTTCTCATCCGATATGTTTCTGAATATCAAGGCATGCAGTAGATATTAGAGAATTGGTTCTTGTTATAATGAACCAATTCTTCTTAAAGGCATCTATTGCTTTTGGAATCAAtgctgtgttgtgctttttctgtAGTAGTAAGTGACTGTCAAATTGGCATCAAATAGGCATACATAGCCTATTAGTATGAATGACTAAGTAACATGCCTATAGTCTGTGATTCTGAGCATGCTTTGTGTGTGACTACAGGGATATGCACCGACCATACTGTACCCAAAGAGGCCAAACAAACTGTTGTTCCAGGGCCTGACCACCCAGTGTGAGAAGATGGACATCCCTTTCCTGACTGAAATGCCTGAGGTAGTAGTGAGCCGTGGCTCCAGTGTTAACCTCAGAGCAAAGTCTATTTGATTGTTAGGTATGTGTCCTGACTCCTGGGTTACCTCACATAAGTTTATCTGTGAGTGTCAGTGTTGTATGCAAGGTTGTTGATGTATTTATCTCGGAGTGTGTATATGTGATGGTGTGCAGTTGTGTTAATGCTGACAGTGACAGAGATGCTCCTCTTAGGCAAAAGTGGTTGACGAGGCTTACAACCTGGTGATAGACGCCATCTTTGGCTTCAGCTTCAAGGGTGCCGTGCGGGAGCCTTTTGGCTCCATCCTGGACGTGCTGAAGAAGACCACTGTACCTATAGTTAGTATTGACATCCCCTCAGGTGGGTGGGCCCCTAACTCACTACAAACTAGAATCTAGAAGGCAGATATTGATTGGTGTTTTTCACTGATAAGCTAGTTGAGTAAAAATATCCAGTCTCTACTATATCTCAATCACAAAAGGTAATAATAATAGATTTTATATAGTGCTTTTCATTACAAGTAGAATCTCAAAGTCactttaaaaacaaaataaaccaaaaacaatttagcAAAACAAATATAGGGATCTGGCAGTATTTGGGCGATGGTCTTCCACATCTTTAGATGATGGGCAGTACAGAAAGTTAGTATCTTGAGAGGAGGGAGCATAGATGGTACAGCCAGGCAGAGACCTTCAGTCAGACCGGCCACGGAGCTCCTCAATGGGGACCTCGTCGTCTTGGATAGTCGCAGCTCCTCCTCCGTAGGTAGGCTGGAACATCCACTACTGAAatgtagcacccacctgggtgatgcttTGGCGACTATAAAAGTGGCAGCAAAACCACCACACCTCAGCAGTGGTCCAGAAAAGCAACAGACGGAGTAAGCCTCTGCATCCCCTCACACCGCAGTCCACTTCCCTCTAGGAACTGGGGCAGGGGGCTAAAAAGCTAATACTGTTGTTGCTGCATCATTCAAATCatattagcaagctagctagccaagccaaATATGAACTGACTTGCCATAATCAGACCTGCATTTCTGTGGGTCACCACAATATATTTTAATTAATCTATCAAAAAGTTATCAAAAACAAAACAAGTTTTATTGCAATGCAATAAAAAATGCATTGCCAACCACGGAACCAGGTACCTTCATTGCCTTGATAAAAACATTTTGGGCAGTATTTTGTTCAGAGAACATCAGGAACGTTATTTGTTGAATCCAGAGGTTCAATACAGTGTAGTGTGCCTTAAGTATATTAGCTTGGCCAAAAGGTTTCCATTTGGGATAGTGATATTCTCCCATACTGTACATGTCCTCTTCAGGTTGGGATGTGGAGCAGGGCAGCACAGACGGACTCCAGCCAGACATGCTCATCTCCCTGACTGCCCCTAAGAAGTCAGCAACACACTTCTGTGGACGCTACCACTATCTGGGGGGACGTTTTGTGCCTCCTGCCATGGAGAAGAAGTACCAGCTCAACCTACCTCCGTACCCCAATACTGACTGTGTGTACCAGCTGCAGTAGTGCCAACCTGTGATatagtggtaaaaaaaaaaaagattggtGGGTAAACGCTGTTCGCGGTGAATAAGGTAATGCTCCCATGTACGTGCGTTTACCCTCCGCTACACCACTGGTGCCAACTGTATAGGAGAAAGGCTGTGTAAGTACACTTAGGGTTGGAGAGGTTATCAACGTCGGTGGATCCATTATGAATTTGATGAGATGTTTATGTACTGTTTGCACGAAAGGTTATACCTAAATTGATGGGTCTTTTGCTGTTGCAGTTTGAAATGTTTTGGCATTCTTATAAGAGTTCTTATGGACAGTTGTAATTGCAGTCTGTTATTTAAATATTTAAAATTAAAAGTGAccatttaaattttttattttatttgtcattATCACATAACGTTgtaggtatacagtggggaaaaaagtatttagtcagccaccaattgtgcaagttctcccacttaaaaagatgagaggcctgtaattttcatcataggtacacgtcaactatgacagacaaattgagaaagaaaaatccataaaatcacattgtaggattttttatgaatttatttgcaaattatggtggaaaataagtatttggtcacctacaaacaagcaagatttctggctctcacagacctgtaacttcttctttaagaggctcctctgtcctccactcgttacctgtattaatggcacctgtttgaacttgttatcagtataaaagacacctgtccacaacctcaaacagtcacactccaaactctactatggccaagaccaaagagctgtcaaaggacaccagaaacaaaattgtagacctgcaccaggctgggaagactgaatctgcaataggtaagcagcttggtttgaagaaatcaactgtgggagcaattattaggaaatggaagacatacaagaccactgataatctccctcgatctggggctccacgcaagatctcaccccgtggggtcaaaattatcacaagaacggtgagcaaaaatcccagaaccacacggggggacctggtgaatgacctgcagagagctgggaccaaagtaacaaagcctaccatcagtaacacactacgccgccagggactcaaatcctgcagtgcaagacgtgtccccctgcttaagccagtacatgtccaggcccgtctgaagtttgctagagtgcatttggatgatccagaagaggattgggagaatgtcatatggtcagatgaaaccaaaatataactttttggtaaaaactcaactcgtcgtgtttggaggacaaagaatgctgagttggatcaaaagaacaccatacctactgtgaagcatgggggtggaaacatcatgctttggggcttgtatcgtgagattttgagtgaaaacctctttccatcagcaagggcattgaagatgaaacgtggctgggtctttctgcatgacaatgatcccaaacacaccgggcaacgaaggagtggcttcgtaagaagcatttcaaggtcctggagtggcctagccagtctccagatctcaaccccatagaaaatctttggagggagttgaaagtctgtgttgcccagcgacagccccaaaacatcactgctctagaggagatctgcatggaggaatgggccaaaataccagcaacagtgtgtgaaaaccttgtgaagacttacagaaaacgtttgacctgtgtcattgccaacaaagggtatataacaaagtattgagaaacttttgttattgaccaaatacttattttccaccataatttgcaaataaattcataaaaaatcctacactgtgattttctggatttttttctctcattttgtctgtcatagttgacgtgtacctatgatgaaaattacaggcctctctcatctttttaagtgggagaacttgcacaattggtggctgactaaatactttttttccccactgtatgtcttaaGAAAATGTACATCTAGCAAGACCATTCGAACTGAGAAGACAGTTTATCGTAGTCGATCACATTCTATTATAAATACCTTTTGAAGTTTAGTACATTTCATGATTGTGCATAATTTATAAGACATACAACAGGTGGACTGGATGGATTGATTTATgacagttatttatttatttttatcgcTTTGCTGCCATTTTCACTTATGGGGTGAATTTTAAAAACTCTTAAGTACAAAACTCTAAAACGAACACTTATGTTCAGAACCTTTGTGCATTCATTGGGGTTTCACACATTTCACCCATGAGTCATTCATGCAAAATCTACTTTTTCTGTGAAATACTATGACAACGTTTCGTTTAGTCACCAATGCATCAGATAATGCTCAGTATTTATTTAGGCAATTTTAACtacaaaaaaatacaagttaTCAATTTCAAAACTGTTCTTTTTGAGGTGCTGAATATAACGAATAGTAGATGGTTTCATTATTCTTAgacaatacatacagtaccagtcaaaagtttggacacctactaattccagggtttttatttatttgtattttctatattgtagaataatagtgaagacatcaaaactatgaaataacacatggaatcatgtagtaaccaaaaaagtgttaaacaaatcaaaatatattttagattcttcaaagtagccaccctttgccttgatggcagctttgcacactcttggcattctctcaaccggcttcacctggaatgcttttccaacagtcttgaaggagttcccacatatgctgagcacttgttggctgcttttccttcactctgcggtccaactcatcccaaaccatctcaatttgggttgaggtcgggtgattgtggaggccaggtcatctgatgcagcactccatcacactccttcttggtcaaatagcccttacctGTCAACTGAAACAGTATCGCCTCTCTGCTTGAAATTTATCAGTTACAGTGTATCAATGAAATTAAGATGAGTGGGCTGATCTTCATTGTatagggtttaaacactgtttcccatgcttgttcaattaactataaataattaatgaacatgcacctgtggaacggtcgataagacactaacagcttacagacggtaggcaattaaggtcacagttatgaaaacttaggacactaaagaggcctttctactgactctgaaacacaccaaaagaaagatgcccagagtccctgctcatctgtgtgaacgtgccttaggcatgctgcaaggaggcatgaggactgcagatgtggccaggacaataaattgcaatgtccgtactatgagacgcctaagacagcgctacagggagacaggacggacagctgatcgtcctcgcagtggcagaccacatgtaacaacacctgcacaggatcggtacatctgaacatcacacctgcgggacaggtacaggatggcaacaacaactgcccgagttacaccaggaacgcataatctctccatcagtgctcagactgtccgcaataggctgagagaggctggactgagggcttgtaggcctgttgtaaggcaggtcctcaccagacatcactggcaacaacgtcgcctatggtcACAAACCCATCGTCGCTGgaacagacaggactggcaaaaagtgctcttcactgatgagtcgcagttttgtctcaccaggggtgatggtcggattcgcgtttatcgtcgaaggaatgagcgttacaccgaggcctgtactggATCGGGATCTATTTGaaggtggagggtccatcatggtcttGGGCGGTGTGTcatagcatcatcggactgagcttgttgtcattgcaggcaatctcaacgctgtgcgttacagggaagacatcctcctccctcatgtggtacccttcctgcaggctcatcctgacatgaccctccagcatgacaatgccaccagccataccgCTCGTTCTGTgcttgatttcctgcaagacaggaatgtcagtgttctgccatggccagcgaagagcccggatctcaatcccattgagcacgtcttggacctgttggatcggagggtgagggctattttgaccccccctttgttcagggacacattattcaatttctgttagtcacgtctgtggaacttgttcagtttatgtctcggttgttgaatcttgttatgttcatacaaatatttacacatgttaagtttgctgaaaataaacgcagttgacagtgagaggacgtttctttttttgctgagtttatatgccagtgtaggctaccatttgatacaataatatgttgaaatgacgatatcactggagtcattgcatATCATTTTGTGCTACTtatgtagcctacctggagctggcaaaccaaTTTAAGAAATAGCCTATGACTTCagtttgttgttgtagccttgtgtaaTTATCAACACATTAGATTGACGGTAACAGTAGTTAGATTAGGCCACAGGTAAAacaaattctaaaaaaataaacactggctgcatattcagttcatatcaCATGAGGCTGTTGATgggagaacagctcataataatggccggaatggagcaaatggaatgccATCAATGTATTTGATATCATTCCACTCATTCCGCtgcagtcattaccacgagcccattttccccaattaaggtgcctccaacctcatatacagttgaagtcggaagtttacatacacttaggttggagtcattaaaactagtttttcaaccactcaactaatttcttgttaacaaactatagttttggcaaatctactttgtgcatgacaaaaggAATTTTTCGAACAATtgtttagacagattatttcacttataattcactgtatcacaattccagtgggtcaggagtttacatacactaagttgactgtgcctttaaacagcttggaacattccagaaaattatgtcatggctttagaagcttctgttaggctaatttacatcatttgagtcaattggaggtgtacctgtggatgtatttcaagacctaccttcaaactcagtgcctctttgcttgacatcatgggaaaatcaaaagaaatcagccaagacctcagaattttttttgtagacctccacaagcctggttcatccttgggagaaatttccaaacacctgaaggtaccacgttcatctgtacaaacaatacaacgcaagtataaacaccatgggaccacgcagcggtcataccgctcaggaaggaaatgtgttctgtctcctagagattaacgtactttggtgcgaaaagtgcaaatcaatcccagaacaacagcaaaggaccttttgaagatgctggaggaaacaggtactaagatatctatttccacagtaaaacaagtcctatatcgacataacctgaaaggccgctcagcaaggaagaagccactgctccaaaaccgccataaaaaagccagactacggtttgcaactgcacatggggacaaagattgtactttttggagaaatgtcctctggtctgatgaaacaaaaatagaactgtttggccacaataaccatcgttatgttaggaggaaaaagggtgttgcttgcaagccgaagaacgggggtgacagcatcatgctgtgggggtgctttgctgcaggagggactggtgcacttcacaaaatagatggcatcatgaggaaggaaatgtatgtggatatattgaagcaacatctcaagacatcagtcaggaagtttaagcttggtcgcaaatgggtcttccaaatggacaacccaagcatacttccaaagttgtggcaaaatggcttaaggacaacaaagtcaaggtattggagtggccatcaaaatgccctgacctcaatcctatagaaaatgtgtgggcagaactgaaaaaatgtgtgcgagcaaggaggcctacaaacctgactcagttacaccagctctgtcaggaggaatgggccaaaatccacccaacttattatgggaagcttgtggaaggctacccgaaacgtttgacccaagttaaataatttaaaggcaatgctaccaaatactaattgagtgtatgtaaacttctgacccactgggaatgtgatgaaagaaagaaaagctgaaataaatcattctctctactattattctgacatttcacattcttaaaataaagtggtgatcctaactgacgtaaaacagggaatctttactaggattaaatgtcagaaattgtgaaaaactgaatttaaatgtatttggctaaggtgtatgtaaacttccgacttcaactgtacatattattaatatttaattcagtgattgaaattatgaccccatcctcagtagccagTAGCAGGCTGTTGGAAAACACAAGTACTTCGTATTGCGAAATCGCCTCactattcatgttgaataaattagtctgttaatttgaactaagcaagctgctaaatcgttcagttgacatcttgcctacatcttgtctaggctactatctgaaattagatgtaggcctatcGGGCTATAGACTACCTGCCTTTAGCTAAGCAAAATGTAATTAAAATCTTAAACCCAGATTTTATTctgtagcctatgcctattgaaatgacaagtcaatctcgca contains:
- the naxe gene encoding NAD(P)H-hydrate epimerase → MLSLQALFRIGFLVTSRATTVLSHRGACPLVSVTNSLNKECFSGQASTMAQSIKYLGQEEARRIDEELFSEYGFSVDQLMELAGLSCATAVTRAYPTSSLVKARPSLLVICGPGNNGGDGLVCARHLKLFGYAPTILYPKRPNKLLFQGLTTQCEKMDIPFLTEMPEAKVVDEAYNLVIDAIFGFSFKGAVREPFGSILDVLKKTTVPIVSIDIPSGWDVEQGSTDGLQPDMLISLTAPKKSATHFCGRYHYLGGRFVPPAMEKKYQLNLPPYPNTDCVYQLQ